From a single Streptomyces misionensis genomic region:
- a CDS encoding TetR/AcrR family transcriptional regulator translates to MTARREPLSRRERPAKPALSRQWIVDTAVRIMRAEGLEKVTMRRLAQELDTGPASLYVYVANTAELHAAVLDALLGEVELVGDAAGDGWRDQLLAVLTSYTLVLFEHPQLARSALVARPSGENYLRLVERIVDLLARSGASREQVAWGVDKLLQDATATAAEQSAREHDPAAEDDWNALARALHATSRTTHPAITAHMPVLLSGSVTDRMRWGFDVLVNGILHTPVPGTAD, encoded by the coding sequence GTGACAGCGAGAAGAGAGCCGCTCAGCCGCCGGGAGCGCCCGGCGAAGCCCGCCCTGTCCCGGCAGTGGATCGTGGACACCGCCGTGCGGATCATGCGTGCCGAGGGGCTGGAGAAGGTGACCATGCGCCGCCTCGCACAAGAACTGGACACCGGGCCGGCCTCGCTGTACGTGTACGTCGCCAACACCGCCGAACTGCACGCGGCCGTGCTGGACGCGCTGCTGGGGGAGGTCGAGCTGGTCGGCGACGCGGCCGGGGACGGTTGGCGCGACCAGCTCCTGGCGGTGCTGACGTCCTACACGCTCGTCCTGTTCGAGCACCCGCAACTCGCCCGGTCGGCCCTCGTCGCCCGTCCCAGCGGCGAGAACTACCTGCGGCTGGTGGAGCGGATCGTCGACCTGCTCGCCCGCAGCGGCGCTTCCCGCGAGCAGGTCGCCTGGGGCGTCGACAAACTGCTCCAGGACGCAACGGCCACCGCCGCCGAGCAGTCGGCGCGGGAGCACGACCCCGCGGCCGAGGACGACTGGAACGCCCTGGCCCGCGCATTGCACGCCACGAGCCGGACCACTCATCCGGCGATCACGGCGCACATGCCCGTTCTGCTCAGCGGTTCCGTCACGGACCGCATGCGCTGGGGCTTCGACGTCCTCGTCAACGGCATCCTGCACACGCCCGTCCCCGGCACGGCGGACTGA
- a CDS encoding FAD-dependent oxidoreductase, with amino-acid sequence MTTSHYPVAIIGGGLGGLTAARLLSVHGIDATIFEAEASAGVRTQGGMLDIHEEDGQEALRAAGLHDEFRKIIHEGGQAMRLVGPDGTVHLREEDDADRGRPEVDRGDLRDLLLNSLPDGTIRWNSKVSGARPLGGGRHEVAFADGSVITTDLLIGADGAWSRIRPLVSAARPAYTGISFVETDLLDADARHPRSAALVGGGFFICLGDRRGFLAHRETDGSLHVYTALKADEDWLDTIDFGDPAAAKAAVLAHFEGWDEGLRSLVADADGTLTPRRIHALPVGHRWDRVPGVTLLGDAAHLMSPFAGEGANLAMLDGAELGQAIAAHPGDVEAALAAYEEALFPRGEASAVGSAASMDTMFGEDGLERTVAFFTGAQGREQPGAELA; translated from the coding sequence ATGACCACCAGCCACTACCCTGTCGCGATCATCGGCGGGGGACTCGGCGGCCTGACGGCCGCCCGGCTCCTCAGCGTCCACGGAATCGACGCCACGATCTTCGAGGCGGAGGCCTCCGCGGGCGTCCGCACCCAGGGCGGCATGCTCGACATCCACGAGGAGGACGGGCAGGAGGCGCTGCGCGCGGCCGGCCTCCACGACGAATTCCGCAAGATCATCCACGAGGGCGGACAGGCCATGCGCCTGGTCGGCCCCGACGGCACCGTCCACCTCCGCGAGGAGGACGACGCCGACCGGGGCCGCCCGGAGGTGGACCGCGGTGACCTGCGCGACCTGCTGCTGAACTCCCTTCCGGACGGAACGATCCGCTGGAACAGCAAGGTGTCCGGAGCCCGGCCGCTGGGCGGCGGACGCCACGAGGTGGCCTTCGCCGACGGTTCCGTCATCACCACCGATCTGCTGATCGGAGCCGACGGCGCCTGGTCGCGGATCCGGCCGCTGGTCTCGGCCGCCCGGCCCGCCTACACCGGCATCTCCTTCGTGGAGACCGATCTGCTGGACGCCGACGCCCGCCACCCGCGCAGCGCGGCCCTCGTCGGCGGCGGGTTCTTCATCTGCCTCGGCGACCGGCGCGGCTTCCTCGCGCACCGGGAGACCGACGGCAGCCTCCACGTCTACACCGCGCTCAAGGCCGACGAGGACTGGCTCGACACGATCGACTTCGGCGACCCCGCGGCCGCCAAGGCGGCGGTCCTCGCCCACTTCGAGGGCTGGGACGAGGGCTTGCGCAGCCTCGTCGCCGACGCCGACGGCACGCTCACGCCCCGCCGCATCCACGCCCTGCCCGTCGGGCACCGCTGGGACCGTGTCCCGGGGGTCACCCTGCTGGGCGACGCCGCGCACCTGATGTCCCCCTTCGCCGGCGAGGGTGCCAACCTGGCGATGCTCGACGGCGCGGAACTCGGCCAGGCGATCGCCGCGCACCCCGGCGACGTCGAGGCCGCCCTCGCGGCGTACGAGGAGGCCCTCTTCCCGCGCGGCGAGGCGTCCGCCGTGGGGTCCGCGGCCAGCATGGACACCATGTTCGGCGAGGACGGCCTGGAAAGGACGGTCGCCTTCTTCACCGGCGCCCAGGGCCGGGAACAGCCTGGGGCCGAGCTGGCTTGA
- a CDS encoding DNA-binding protein encodes MSSTSDQRTDPFKPPRPEQARAARVHASLMRIAERHAATEAQRHRQIHPVVLGPHEAVRLVSFLLSGAAHPEDGEPEVDQADMTAALSLVPLVRAEMDELETSLLRMARGRGMTWQEIAFGLGLGTPQAARQRYERLASRAAADEEALE; translated from the coding sequence ATGTCGTCAACTTCCGACCAGCGCACCGACCCCTTCAAGCCGCCGCGGCCCGAGCAGGCGCGCGCGGCCCGCGTCCACGCGTCCCTGATGCGCATCGCCGAGCGGCACGCGGCCACCGAGGCGCAACGCCACCGCCAGATCCACCCGGTGGTCCTCGGGCCGCACGAGGCCGTCAGGCTCGTGTCGTTCCTGCTGAGCGGGGCCGCGCACCCCGAAGACGGCGAACCGGAGGTGGACCAGGCCGACATGACCGCCGCGCTGAGCCTCGTCCCGCTGGTCCGGGCGGAGATGGACGAACTGGAGACCTCGCTCCTCCGGATGGCGCGCGGGCGCGGCATGACCTGGCAGGAGATCGCCTTCGGACTCGGACTGGGCACCCCGCAGGCGGCCAGACAGCGCTACGAACGTCTGGCGAGCCGCGCCGCGGCCGACGAGGAGGCCCTGGAGTGA
- a CDS encoding SDR family NAD(P)-dependent oxidoreductase: protein MQIDLSGRTALVTGSTQGIGHAIAVGLARAGAHVVVNGRGEDRVADAVRDVRAASGSEHVTGAAGDLATEQGTAAVLEAVPAVDILVNNLGIFGSAAPLEIDDAEWRRYFEVNVLSAVRLIRACLPGMKERGWGRVLNLASDSAVVIPAEMIHYGMTKTSLLAVGRGFAKDAAGTGVTVNSVIAGPTRTGGVEGFVRELVGDELPWDQAQREFMVRYRPQSLLQRLIEPEEIANMVVYLASPLASATTGGALRVDGGYIDSILP, encoded by the coding sequence ATGCAGATCGATCTCTCCGGCCGTACCGCCCTGGTCACCGGCTCCACGCAGGGCATCGGGCACGCCATCGCCGTCGGACTCGCCCGCGCGGGTGCGCACGTCGTCGTCAACGGTCGCGGCGAGGACCGCGTCGCGGACGCGGTCCGTGACGTGCGGGCCGCCTCCGGCAGCGAGCATGTCACCGGGGCCGCGGGGGACCTCGCGACGGAGCAGGGCACGGCCGCCGTGCTGGAGGCCGTGCCCGCGGTCGACATCCTCGTCAACAACCTCGGCATCTTCGGTTCCGCGGCTCCGCTGGAGATCGACGACGCCGAGTGGCGGCGCTACTTCGAGGTCAATGTCCTGTCCGCCGTACGGCTCATCCGCGCCTGTCTGCCCGGCATGAAGGAGCGGGGCTGGGGCCGGGTCCTCAACCTCGCCAGCGACTCGGCGGTGGTCATCCCCGCCGAGATGATCCATTACGGCATGACGAAGACCTCGCTGCTCGCCGTGGGCCGCGGCTTCGCCAAGGACGCCGCCGGCACCGGAGTCACCGTCAACTCCGTCATCGCCGGACCGACCCGCACGGGCGGCGTGGAGGGGTTCGTCCGCGAACTCGTCGGCGACGAACTGCCCTGGGACCAGGCGCAGCGCGAGTTCATGGTCAGGTACCGCCCCCAGTCGCTGCTGCAACGCCTCATCGAGCCCGAGGAGATCGCCAACATGGTCGTCTACCTCGCCTCGCCGCTCGCCTCCGCCACCACGGGCGGCGCCCTCCGCGTCGACGGCGGCTACATCGATTCCATCCTTCCCTGA
- a CDS encoding glycosyltransferase family 4 protein: MYGLGGTNRTTINLAEALAERHEVEIVSVFQSKDAPLFAMDPRIKLTSLIDTREVPEKDRAVPAEVFPAAEARYRQYSTMTDERAAAHFRENAPDVLIGTRPGLNVYAARFATERTLSIGQEHITLASHPEALLPDLKENYARLNAFVTVSEADAENYRRDMAIPGLPIYSIPNSVPAPAVSPADPAAKTIVAAGRLAVIKRYDLLVQAFAKVAAKHPDWQLRIYGDGSQHGKLRALINELGLYNKVHLMGLASPIEAEWVKGSIAAVTSDSESFGMTIVEAMRCGVPVVSTDCPLGPREIIRDGEDGLLVTPGDVNSIADGLLRLIDDDGARAAMGAAALRNAARFDPAAIAARYEKLFRELGAHDSTAAPARPSRWSRLLRPRAKQADAARTAAPKAAPRMSGSVHAASDGSLRVVPAATAPVDQGELLLIRRGGENRTTLRVPLVPDDRGGLSAAIEPTLALGNAVWDLWIDPARGPRKRLRSDLLDLRGLVAFQPDPRLSPVRSWLPYTTVDGFVALTAREAEVHAEAQDIDIDDGEIRVAVRLFGTDADIEGFELRHRGDTDLPVLEPTWHRDEDGLLHATVTCATVARLHREQQDLWDLSVRVSGRAEPVRVAGWFGDVRERKNVYVYPVTVFEDTPRGRARVRPYYAVDNGLSVNAVDLK; the protein is encoded by the coding sequence GTGTACGGTTTGGGTGGGACAAATCGGACGACCATCAATCTCGCCGAGGCGCTCGCCGAGCGCCACGAGGTGGAGATCGTCTCGGTCTTCCAGTCCAAGGACGCACCGCTGTTCGCCATGGACCCGCGGATCAAGCTGACCAGCCTGATCGACACGCGTGAGGTGCCGGAGAAGGACCGGGCCGTACCGGCCGAGGTCTTCCCGGCGGCCGAGGCCCGTTACCGCCAGTACAGCACGATGACCGACGAGCGGGCCGCCGCCCACTTCCGGGAGAACGCCCCCGACGTGCTCATCGGCACCCGCCCCGGGCTGAACGTGTACGCCGCGCGCTTCGCCACCGAACGCACGCTGAGCATCGGCCAGGAGCACATCACGCTCGCCTCGCACCCCGAGGCGCTGCTGCCGGACCTCAAGGAGAACTACGCGCGTCTGAACGCGTTCGTCACCGTCTCGGAGGCCGACGCCGAGAACTACCGGCGCGACATGGCCATCCCCGGCTTGCCGATCTACTCCATCCCCAACAGCGTCCCGGCGCCCGCGGTGTCCCCCGCCGACCCCGCCGCCAAGACCATCGTCGCCGCGGGGCGCCTCGCCGTCATCAAGCGGTACGACCTGCTCGTGCAGGCCTTCGCGAAGGTCGCCGCCAAGCACCCCGACTGGCAGCTGCGGATCTACGGCGACGGCAGCCAGCACGGCAAGCTGCGCGCCCTGATCAACGAGCTCGGCCTGTACAACAAGGTCCATCTGATGGGCCTGGCCTCGCCCATCGAGGCGGAGTGGGTGAAGGGCTCGATCGCCGCGGTGACCTCGGACAGCGAGTCCTTCGGCATGACCATCGTGGAGGCCATGCGCTGCGGCGTCCCCGTCGTGAGCACCGACTGCCCGCTCGGCCCCCGCGAGATCATCCGGGACGGCGAGGACGGCCTCCTTGTCACGCCGGGCGACGTGAACTCCATCGCCGACGGCCTGCTCCGGCTGATCGACGACGACGGCGCCCGGGCCGCGATGGGCGCCGCCGCCCTGCGCAACGCCGCGCGGTTCGACCCCGCGGCGATCGCCGCGCGGTACGAGAAGCTGTTCCGCGAACTCGGCGCCCACGACTCCACCGCGGCGCCGGCCCGCCCCTCCCGCTGGAGCCGTCTGCTGCGCCCCCGCGCCAAGCAGGCGGACGCGGCCCGGACGGCCGCCCCCAAGGCGGCACCGAGGATGAGCGGCAGCGTGCACGCCGCCTCCGACGGGTCGCTGCGCGTCGTACCGGCCGCGACCGCCCCGGTCGACCAGGGGGAGCTGCTGCTAATCAGGCGCGGTGGCGAGAACCGTACGACCCTGCGGGTGCCGCTGGTCCCCGACGACCGGGGAGGCCTCAGCGCCGCCATCGAGCCCACCCTGGCATTGGGCAACGCGGTCTGGGACCTGTGGATCGATCCGGCGCGCGGCCCGCGCAAGCGCCTGCGCAGCGATCTGCTCGACCTGCGCGGCCTGGTCGCTTTCCAGCCCGACCCGCGGCTGTCCCCGGTGCGGTCCTGGCTCCCCTACACGACGGTGGACGGTTTCGTGGCGCTGACCGCCCGCGAGGCCGAGGTGCACGCGGAGGCCCAGGACATCGACATCGACGACGGCGAGATCCGCGTGGCGGTACGGCTGTTCGGAACCGACGCCGACATCGAGGGCTTCGAGTTGCGGCACCGCGGCGACACCGACCTCCCCGTCCTGGAGCCGACCTGGCACCGCGACGAGGACGGGCTGCTGCACGCCACCGTGACGTGTGCGACCGTCGCCCGGCTCCACCGCGAGCAGCAGGACCTGTGGGACCTGTCGGTGCGCGTCTCCGGCCGGGCCGAACCGGTGCGCGTCGCCGGCTGGTTCGGCGATGTGCGGGAGCGCAAGAACGTGTACGTGTACCCCGTGACCGTGTTCGAGGACACGCCGCGCGGACGGGCCCGCGTCCGGCCGTACTACGCCGTCGACAACGGCCTGTCCGTCAACGCCGTCGACCTGAAGTAG
- a CDS encoding aldo/keto reductase, whose translation MASSPIPTVTLDNGVEIPQLGFGVFQVPDEQTTAAVTSALEAGYRSIDTAAIYGNETGVGRALAAAALPREELFVTTKVWNADQGYDATLRAFDTSLAKLGLDYVDLYLIHWPTPARDLYRDSWRALERLAAEGRIRAAGVSNFQPGHLERLLDGATLTPAVNQIELHPGLQQAALRAFHAEHKIATEAWSPLAQGAVLDDPAITDIAARHGKSPAQVVIRWHLQLGNIVIPKSVTPARIRENLDVFDFALTEQEMTAIAALDRDLRTGPHPDELN comes from the coding sequence ATGGCCTCCTCCCCCATCCCCACCGTCACCCTCGACAACGGCGTCGAGATCCCCCAGCTCGGCTTCGGCGTCTTCCAGGTGCCCGACGAGCAGACCACCGCCGCCGTGACCTCGGCGCTGGAGGCCGGCTACCGCAGCATCGACACCGCCGCGATCTACGGGAACGAGACCGGCGTCGGCCGCGCCCTGGCCGCCGCCGCGCTGCCCCGCGAAGAGCTGTTCGTCACCACCAAGGTGTGGAACGCGGACCAGGGCTACGACGCCACCCTGCGCGCCTTCGACACCAGCCTCGCCAAGCTCGGCCTCGACTACGTCGACCTGTACCTGATCCACTGGCCGACCCCCGCCCGCGACCTGTACCGGGACTCCTGGCGAGCCCTGGAGCGCCTCGCCGCGGAGGGCCGCATCCGCGCCGCCGGCGTCTCCAACTTCCAGCCCGGCCACCTGGAGCGTCTGCTGGACGGGGCGACGCTGACCCCGGCCGTCAACCAGATCGAGCTGCACCCCGGCCTCCAGCAGGCCGCTCTGCGCGCCTTCCACGCCGAGCACAAGATCGCCACGGAGGCATGGAGCCCGCTCGCCCAGGGCGCGGTGCTCGACGACCCGGCGATCACCGACATCGCCGCCCGGCACGGCAAGTCCCCCGCTCAGGTCGTCATCCGCTGGCACCTCCAGCTGGGCAACATCGTGATTCCGAAGTCGGTCACCCCGGCCCGCATCCGCGAGAACCTCGACGTCTTCGACTTCGCGCTGACGGAGCAGGAGATGACGGCGATCGCCGCGCTCGACCGCGACCTGCGCACCGGCCCCCACCCCGACGAGCTCAACTGA
- a CDS encoding TetR/AcrR family transcriptional regulator encodes MRSAVLAATVDVLTEHGLAGTTVGAVARAAGVHETSVYRRWGTRENLILEALTEQLDAAMPVPDTGRVHDDLVAYFGTLARLLATAQGEALLRLSVERDDSLPDRRLPYWTERLERGAVMVRRGIERGELAPDADPGLVIEAVSGALFTRTLISGAPLDEDFAARLVALALTGALPRPAAGP; translated from the coding sequence ATGCGCTCCGCCGTCCTCGCCGCCACGGTGGACGTCCTGACCGAACACGGGCTCGCCGGCACCACCGTCGGTGCCGTCGCCCGTGCCGCCGGCGTCCACGAGACCTCCGTCTACCGGAGGTGGGGAACCCGGGAGAACCTGATCCTGGAAGCGCTGACCGAGCAGCTCGACGCGGCGATGCCCGTTCCGGACACCGGACGCGTCCATGACGACCTCGTCGCCTACTTCGGCACGCTGGCGCGGCTGCTCGCGACGGCGCAGGGCGAGGCGCTGCTCCGGCTGAGCGTCGAACGCGACGACTCCCTGCCGGACCGCCGCCTCCCCTACTGGACCGAGCGCCTCGAGCGCGGCGCCGTCATGGTGCGCCGGGGCATCGAGCGGGGCGAACTGGCCCCGGACGCGGACCCCGGCCTGGTGATCGAGGCCGTCAGCGGCGCGCTGTTCACCCGCACCCTCATCAGCGGCGCCCCGCTCGACGAGGACTTCGCCGCGCGACTCGTCGCCCTCGCGCTCACCGGCGCACTCCCCCGACCGGCGGCCGGCCCCTGA
- a CDS encoding zinc-binding dehydrogenase — protein sequence MEQMLAARLHVPSRTLRIEEVAKPVPGPGQVLVKVEAAGVCLSDVHLIDGTLTPLLLRGDTVTLGHEVSGTIAETGPGVTRWTPGRRVVLYAGEIRDGVTYTRGVDYDGGWAEYALSAEGALTELPDTIPFDQGAIIPDAVSTPWGAITVTGAVKPAEAVGVWGVGGLGVHAVQLLRAVGACPVIAVDPNPTARERALAHGADLALDPADPALRERIGAATGAAGLAAAFDFAGVPAVREQALKVLAPKGRLVLVGLTDKPLTVADGTRFSYLQQQILGHYGSDMPVALPQLLSLIRGGRLDFSRSISGELPLAQAAEAVERLENKTGDPIRLILRP from the coding sequence ATGGAGCAGATGCTCGCCGCCCGGCTGCACGTTCCCAGCCGCACCCTGCGGATCGAGGAGGTGGCGAAGCCGGTGCCCGGCCCCGGCCAGGTCCTGGTGAAGGTGGAGGCCGCGGGCGTCTGCCTGTCGGACGTCCATCTGATCGACGGGACCCTCACACCGCTGCTGCTGCGCGGCGACACGGTCACCCTCGGGCACGAGGTGTCCGGCACCATCGCGGAGACCGGGCCGGGCGTCACCCGTTGGACCCCGGGCCGGCGGGTCGTGCTGTACGCCGGCGAGATCCGCGACGGTGTCACCTACACCCGTGGCGTGGACTACGACGGCGGCTGGGCCGAGTACGCGCTCTCCGCCGAGGGCGCCCTCACCGAACTGCCCGACACCATCCCCTTCGACCAGGGCGCGATCATCCCGGACGCGGTCTCCACCCCGTGGGGCGCGATCACCGTCACCGGTGCCGTGAAGCCCGCCGAGGCGGTCGGCGTCTGGGGTGTCGGGGGACTCGGTGTCCACGCCGTCCAGTTGCTGCGGGCCGTGGGCGCGTGCCCCGTCATCGCGGTCGACCCCAATCCCACCGCCCGCGAGCGCGCCCTCGCCCACGGCGCGGACCTGGCGCTCGACCCGGCCGACCCGGCGTTGCGCGAGCGGATCGGCGCGGCGACCGGCGCCGCGGGTCTCGCCGCCGCGTTCGACTTCGCCGGTGTGCCGGCCGTGCGCGAGCAGGCGCTGAAGGTGCTCGCGCCCAAGGGACGGCTGGTTCTCGTGGGCCTGACCGACAAGCCGCTGACCGTCGCCGACGGCACCCGCTTCAGCTACCTCCAGCAGCAGATCCTCGGCCACTACGGCTCCGACATGCCGGTCGCGCTGCCGCAGTTGCTGTCCCTGATCCGGGGCGGCCGGCTGGACTTCTCCCGCTCGATCAGCGGCGAACTCCCGCTCGCACAGGCCGCCGAGGCGGTGGAGCGGCTGGAGAACAAGACCGGCGACCCGATCCGGCTGATCCTGCGCCCCTGA
- a CDS encoding dienelactone hydrolase family protein: MTTITTRTVEYPADGLTMIGHLALPAGVDRRPAVLLGPEGTGLSDVERRRADALAELGYVALAFDLHGGRYLGDPEEMLARCMPLLADPERMRDIGHAALDVLRAEPRTDPDRIAAVGYGTGGAIALELGRDGVDLRAIGTVNGLITGRPGEAARIRCPVWAGVGSQDPIMGPAQRDAFTAEMQAAGVDWRLVVYGGALHAFHHPSVDHTVRPGVGYHPRHARRAWQDVVDLLAECLTVTE; the protein is encoded by the coding sequence ATGACGACGATTACCACCCGCACGGTCGAGTACCCGGCCGACGGTCTGACGATGATCGGGCACCTCGCGCTCCCGGCCGGAGTCGATCGCCGGCCCGCGGTGCTGCTCGGTCCGGAGGGCACGGGACTCAGCGACGTCGAGCGCCGCCGGGCCGATGCTCTCGCCGAACTGGGATACGTAGCGCTGGCCTTCGACCTTCACGGCGGGCGCTATCTGGGTGACCCCGAGGAGATGCTGGCCCGTTGCATGCCGCTGCTCGCCGACCCCGAGCGGATGCGGGACATCGGTCATGCGGCGCTCGACGTGTTGCGCGCCGAGCCGCGGACCGACCCCGACCGGATCGCCGCCGTCGGCTACGGCACCGGCGGCGCGATCGCGCTGGAACTCGGGCGTGACGGCGTCGACCTGCGCGCGATCGGGACGGTCAACGGACTGATCACGGGCCGACCGGGCGAGGCGGCGCGCATTCGCTGCCCGGTGTGGGCCGGCGTCGGGTCGCAGGACCCGATCATGGGGCCCGCGCAGCGGGACGCGTTCACCGCCGAGATGCAGGCCGCGGGCGTCGACTGGCGCCTCGTGGTCTACGGCGGCGCCCTGCACGCCTTTCACCACCCGTCGGTCGACCACACCGTGCGCCCCGGCGTCGGCTATCACCCACGGCACGCGCGGCGAGCCTGGCAGGACGTGGTCGATCTGCTCGCCGAGTGCCTGACCGTGACGGAGTGA
- a CDS encoding DinB family protein, which yields MTTSPDAKADLHRYLQTAREALLWKLEGLSEYDIRRPLTPTGTNLLGLVKHVAGVELGYLGATFGRPSEEPLPWVGDDAETNADMWATADESRESIVGLYRRAWSHADATLEALPLDTIGKVPWWPTGRDEMTLHHAVVRVLTETHRHAGHADIVRELIDGDVGERKDRDSMAPGDSAWWESYRDRLEQAARQADDRSAAEN from the coding sequence ATGACCACGTCACCAGATGCCAAGGCCGACCTTCACCGCTACCTGCAGACCGCCAGGGAGGCCTTGCTGTGGAAGCTCGAAGGACTCTCGGAGTACGACATCCGCCGCCCGCTCACACCGACCGGCACCAACCTGCTGGGCCTGGTGAAGCATGTCGCCGGTGTGGAACTGGGCTACCTCGGGGCCACGTTCGGCCGGCCCTCCGAGGAGCCGCTGCCCTGGGTCGGGGACGACGCCGAGACGAACGCGGACATGTGGGCCACGGCCGACGAGTCCCGCGAGTCCATAGTGGGCCTCTACCGCCGCGCGTGGTCCCACGCGGACGCCACACTGGAGGCGCTGCCCCTCGACACGATCGGCAAGGTGCCCTGGTGGCCGACCGGCCGCGACGAGATGACACTGCACCACGCCGTCGTCCGCGTGCTCACCGAGACACACCGCCACGCCGGACACGCCGACATCGTCCGTGAACTCATCGACGGCGACGTCGGCGAGCGCAAGGACAGGGACAGCATGGCACCCGGCGACTCGGCGTGGTGGGAGTCCTACCGCGACCGCCTGGAACAGGCAGCGCGCCAAGCCGACGACAGGAGCGCTGCCGAGAACTGA
- a CDS encoding alpha/beta hydrolase: MATEVVVTAGLRYGPSDKLMDVYRPTGAPGPAPVVLLWHGRGPDERDVLAPVARAAAERGVLVLVPDWRPDAPDGGRTHLMESAAFVRQRAAGLGGDPGRVALAGWSRGGKAAVGVALNPTAFGDWRPQAVVGIAGAYASAAPSTGTVPLEDLRRDGGLLPPIPVWLVHGTADPVVDVARSRELHTALGEQGWPASLAEVPTDHAGVVMTEYAPERERCLPSTAAHAVAAGALTADVLARAATTAARHSAHRS, translated from the coding sequence GTGGCCACGGAAGTCGTCGTCACGGCGGGGCTCCGGTACGGGCCCAGCGACAAGCTCATGGACGTCTACCGGCCCACGGGCGCGCCGGGACCCGCGCCGGTGGTGCTGCTCTGGCACGGTCGGGGCCCCGACGAACGGGACGTCCTCGCGCCGGTCGCCCGCGCCGCCGCGGAGCGGGGCGTCCTCGTCCTGGTGCCGGACTGGCGGCCCGATGCTCCGGACGGCGGCCGTACGCACCTGATGGAGTCCGCCGCCTTCGTACGGCAGCGCGCGGCCGGCCTCGGTGGAGACCCCGGGCGGGTGGCACTCGCCGGTTGGTCGCGCGGCGGCAAGGCCGCGGTGGGCGTCGCACTGAACCCCACGGCATTCGGCGACTGGCGACCGCAGGCCGTCGTGGGGATCGCGGGCGCCTACGCCTCGGCCGCCCCCAGCACCGGAACCGTTCCGCTGGAGGACCTGCGCCGGGACGGCGGCCTGCTGCCACCGATACCGGTGTGGCTGGTGCACGGCACCGCCGATCCGGTGGTGGACGTGGCACGCTCCCGAGAACTGCACACGGCGCTCGGGGAACAGGGCTGGCCGGCGTCCCTCGCCGAGGTCCCGACCGATCACGCGGGCGTCGTCATGACCGAGTACGCCCCCGAACGCGAGCGCTGCCTGCCCAGCACCGCCGCCCACGCGGTGGCGGCGGGCGCGCTGACCGCCGACGTCCTGGCCCGCGCGGCGACGACCGCCGCCCGGCACTCCGCCCACCGGTCGTGA
- a CDS encoding DUF4440 domain-containing protein codes for MRLLDPKVRASPARVLDLLDPEFTEIGASGRRWDVRSILAVTSDGSVSPQSPVEVSDMSGAVLAPGVVHLTYVADHQGRRAWRSSVWRLTEAGWRLYFHQGTPTG; via the coding sequence ATGCGCCTCCTCGATCCAAAGGTGCGCGCCTCCCCGGCCCGGGTCCTGGACCTGCTGGACCCGGAGTTCACCGAGATCGGGGCTTCCGGACGCCGCTGGGACGTGCGATCGATCCTCGCCGTGACGAGCGACGGTTCGGTGTCCCCGCAGTCGCCGGTCGAGGTCAGCGACATGTCGGGTGCCGTCCTCGCGCCGGGCGTCGTCCACCTGACGTACGTCGCTGACCACCAGGGCCGCCGGGCCTGGCGAAGCTCGGTGTGGCGGCTGACGGAAGCGGGCTGGCGGCTGTACTTCCACCAGGGCACGCCGACCGGCTGA